In Oenanthe melanoleuca isolate GR-GAL-2019-014 chromosome 9, OMel1.0, whole genome shotgun sequence, the following are encoded in one genomic region:
- the LOC130256765 gene encoding G-protein coupled receptor 55-like produces the protein MSNGNENCNFTDIDRLAWKVQLGISIPTFILGLVLNSLALSVFCCFWRKQTKTSVYMINLALADVLLLLSLPPKLYYSITWVPGLLCSFIQAPYFVNTYTSIFIIVCITVDRYICIRHPFEGRANQSPRWAVLICCFIWAAAWICSSPIYVFHRKESIKCFHNLSEQTWSVPFIVSVEIFGFLIPLVVMVFCSAQTIRILWNCKTHNKGNAEESGSLRVIIINLVVFLVCFTPVHLGIFLQCLVKQQVIVGCRMKQSISLFLQVSMTCANINCCLDAIFYYFAAKEFRKKTHLRRVTEVCPVFNPCAMLWDCQQWESAPCQDTDTATPDTAETVP, from the coding sequence ATGAGCAATGGGAATGAGAATTGCAATTTTACAGACATTGACAGGTTGGCATGGAAGGTGCAGCTGGGGATCTCCATCCCCACCTTCATCCTCGGGCTGGTTCTCAACAGCCTGGCCCTGAGtgtgttctgctgcttttggagAAAGCAGACCAAGACCTCGGTGTACATGATCAACCTGGCCCTGGCAGAcgtcctgctgctcctctcactGCCACCAAAGCTCTACTACTCTATCACCTGGGTGCCTGGGCTCTTGTGCTCCTTCATACAGGCTCCTTACTTCGTCAACACCTACACCAGCATCTTCATCATTGTCTGCATCACTGTGGACAGGTACATCTGCATAAGGCACCCGTTTGAAGGTCGAGCTAACCAGTCCCCCAGGTGGGCTGTCTTGATTTGCTGCTTCATCTGGGCAGCAGCTTGGATCTGCAGCAGCCCAATTTATGTGTTTCACAGGAAGGAATCTATCAAATGCTTTCACAACTTGTCAGAGCAGACGTGGAGTGTCCCCTTCATTGTCTCTGTGGAAATATTTGGGTTTCTGATCCCACTTGTAGTGATggttttctgctctgctcaaACCATCCGGATTCTTTGGAATTGCAAAACTCACAACAAAGGGAATGCAGAAGAAAGTGGCTCATTGAGAGTGATCATCATCAACCTCGTGGTGTTCCTGGTGTGCTTCACCCCTGTCCACCTGGGCAtcttcctgcagtgcctggtgAAGCAGCAGGTGATCGTGGGCTGCAGGATGAAGCAGAGCATCAGCCTCTTCCTCCAGGTGTCCATGACATGTGCCAACATCAACTGCTGCCTCGATGCCATCTTCTACTACTTTGCTGCCAAGGAATTCCGTAAGAAAACACACCTGAGAAGGGTCACTGAGGTGTGTCCTGTCTTCAACCCCTGTGCCATGCTATGGGACTGCCAGCAGTGGGAGAGTGCCCCTTGCCAGGACACCGACACTGCTACTCCTGACACGGCAGAGACAGTCCCATAG